In Leptospira bourretii, the genomic window TAAAATTTTTATAACCACCTCTATCGCCAACAAAGAGAATGTAATCTTTCCAGATAAAATTTAAATCCTTGTCGGGAACTTTGATTATGTTCGAGCCTAAATGAATTACTTCGATTTTTTTCTCAGGTATTTGATAAAACTCCAACAGATCTTTTTTTGTGGATTCCGAAATCGAAATGATCTTATCAGAAAAATCACAAAGTTTTTTTCGATTTTTTAAGGCAACATCAGATAATTTATAAAATCCAGGAAATCGTTCATGGGTTAAATCATAAATAGTGATTACTTTTTTGATCCTTCTATCATCCTTAAGTAAGTCAAAAAAATAAGTATCAAAGTAAGTGGGATGAAAAATCTGAACTTTTGAGTTTTTTAATCTTCGAGCTATTAAAGTTCGATTACGACCGTAGATAAATCTAAAAGCGATTTTATTATAAAACAACTTTATGGATTTGTATATTGGATAGATGATTGTTTTTCCCGAAAAAGATTTCCCCCAGAGCCAATCTTCTATTTCAGGTACATCTTTAGGAAATGAAAAAAAAGAATAGGGCTTAAAATAAGCTCTATTCTTTAAGTTTTCATTCTTCGTACTAATTATGGGAACTTCAAACTCTTCCTTTTGGTTATGGAGACGCTCCATAACTTCTGCGAATAACAAAGAAATCCCGCCATACTTTTGATTTAAAAAAATTTGAAAGTCGAATACGATCATAAAAATAAATTCCTGAGTTTTTTTAAGATCCTACCGAAAATATCCAACCGTGAAATTTCATTGGCTGCTTCAATCGTCCCAATGGATCTCCATTTACCAATCAATTCAATCTTTTCGATAGATGGAAATTCAAGTGTAAATTCAAAATAGCCATGGTTCGAAAAGAAACTAAAACAGTTTCCTCTTTGTTTTTGCCAATTGCCATTGATTTTAGAAGAAAATAAACTAATTGGAACTTTTTTTGTTTCGGTAAGCCCAGTTTTAATCGTTACCAAGATTTGGTCGATCTGGACTTCAAATGAAACTCCTTTTGCCAAAAGACAAAGTATCTTTATCGTTTTATCCTGAGTCACAATGTTTACTGGAAACTCTAATTTTACATTTTTGAAAACAGGAGAAATTTCAAAATTGTATTTTCCAAGTTCAACCAAATCTCCATCTTCAGGTAAATGATATAAATAAGATTCAGCTAATAAACCGGAATTTACTGACCTTTTATATAATAATCCCGAAATAGAATTGTCCAAAAGAGAATTGTAAGGTTCCATTTTAGATTCTATTTCTTTTAGGCGTAGAAACTGTGTTTTTAAATTTTCCGAGTAAAGCGAATATATTGATAAGTAAACATTTTTTGAAATATCATAAAAATCAGAAATATAGTTGAACTCGCCTTCTCTGACTTTTACATCATGAAAATGATAAAAAATAAGATTAAACTCCCGATTCGATCTTTTTTCTTTTAAAACAATCGCACTATTCTGATCAGAATCAAATTCATATTGTTGCACATTCCAAGGTGCCACCCCTCCTCCGAGATGTTTTAGTACATGGACTCGGTTGAATTCTGTTGTCCAATGGTCTAAGTATTTCTGATCTCCAAATTTCCCATCTTCAATACGCGAGTAACACCATTCGAGGCAACGATCCGCCCACCAGTGCAAAACTTTTAATCCATCTACATCACTTCGAAAGAATACAAATTGAACACAATAAATTCCAGCCGTAGCAGACTGGTCATATGCAGGAGAATAACGATGCTCAGTGATGAGCACAGAAGAATTTTCTGCCTCATCTAACAATACTTGCGGATTAGAGAAAAAAAATAAATCTGCATCGACATATGTACAATGATCTAATTGAAACCGATCCAAACAAAAACGAATGATCCAAGGAGTACAGGTCCAACAATATTCCCCTTTTGATCTTTCTTCTTTTACACGGAGTAAGTCTGGTGATTCAAATTCCTTTAAGGAAATCAACTGAACAAAACTTAAGTTCAATTTTTGAAGAGATTCATAACATTCGTTATCAAATGGAAACACAAACACCTTTGCTGAAGGATCTTTTTCAGCCAAGGATTGCAACATAGTAACTCCACGGAGTAAATAATTCGAATCAAATAATGTACAATAATAATTAATAGACATTAATTAGTTTTGCCACCGATTTAATACTGTTACCACCCGTTCAATTTCAGACTTCGAATGGAAAAATGAAATTGGCAAACTAAGTTCAGTTTCATGGATCTCTTCAGCAACTGGAAAAGAACCTTTCGTAATATTCCAATCTTTAAATTGGTGATTGATTAAAGCTAATTGTTTATGTGGCGGAACCGGATAATGAATTTCCGTTTTGATTCCATTTTCCAAAAGATAGGCTTTCAGCTCATCTCGACTTGTCGTTCGAACAGGGTAAATATGATGTACTTGGTAAATGGATTCGTCATCAGGAAGCGGTTTAACCAAGTGATTGGACAAACCCTCATTATAAATCTGGGCAAGTTCTTTTTTATGCTGATTTATCTTATAGAGATATTTCAGTTTTACCGAAAGAATTGCTGCTTGCATTTCATCGAGTCTCGAATTCATTCCCACAAACTCGTTATAGTACTTAATCGATGAACCATAATTTCTTAGTTTTCTTATTTTGTTCGCTATATCTGGATCATCTGTGACAACAGCGCCTGCATCACCAAAGGCTCCTAAATTCTTAGTGGGATAAAAACTGAATGCATTGACATGGCCAAAAGTACCAACATTCTTTTTTTTATATTTTGCACCGTGGGCTTGGGCACAATCTTCAATTAAAACTAAATTATTATTTTTGCAGATTTCGACAATTGGGTCCATATCACAGGGCCTACCGTAGAGATGCACCACCATCACAGCACAGGTGTTTTTAGTTATCTTTTCTTTTATTTTTGCAGGATCAATATTATAAGTGCCAATGGAGGGTTCTACTAAAACCGGTTTTAGACCATTTTGCATGATTGATAAAACAGTCGCAATATACGTATTAGAGGGAACAATCACCTCCATTCCTTCTGGGAAATCATAGTATTTAAGACTTAAAGCTAAGGCATCTAGTCCAGAGGCAACACCGATACAAAATTTATTACCATTGAATGCTGCAAACTCAGCTTCAAATTTTTCCAATTCATTGCCAAGAATAAACCAACCACTTCTAGAAACGCGCAGAACGGCTTCATCAATCTCCTCTTGGAATGGTGCGTTTAGTAGTTTTAAGTTTTCGTATTCAATCATTTTTTTTATGAGTAATGTATTCTAAAAATTCATTATAGTTTCGAAGATAATCTTTTTCATCAAAATAGCCAGAAGCATAAACTAACATAATACAACCCGATGATATTGATTCCATAGAATGCCATAATTCTTTTCCGAGGATAACTCCAACATGACTTTCATTCATCATAATCTTTTGAGAGTTTTCTCCATCATCAAGATTCAAAATAAAACTACCGCTGAGACAAAAGATGACTTGAACAGTTTCTTTATGTGCGTGATTTCCCCTGCTGACTTCGGAAGCATTTTTTTGAATGATATAGTAGGTTCGTTTAATTGCGAAAGGAATATCTCTATCGGATTCTGCAACCGTCAGACTTCCCTCTCTCTGGTCAGTAAACTGTTTTAGTCGAATATAACCTGAGTTTTTTACAATGATCTCTTCCATAAGAATTCTTTTTTTTTCCAGAGGAATGTATTTGATTTAAAATTCACTACTTAATGGCAGCCATCGGCAAACAATTTGAATTAAGAATGTAACCTTTGTTCATTTTTTTCGCATAACCACAAGGATTGTCTGTCCCCTTACAAGCGAACGAAAAATATCGAACGAAAGAAGCAACTTATAACACTTACAAAATAAATCAAATCCTCTTCGAAGTGTCGTACTTTGAACCTTACTTCGGAATCTTTCTCTTAATAAATTAATATAAAAATCAATATGATAAATAGCCAGAGGCTCGTATTCAACTAATTCCAGATCTAAATCGAACTTCGTTGCTAAATACTTAAAAAAATCTAAACTAAGAGAAAGCATATGATGAGGTGGCATATCAAGCAAAACCTCCCCATACTTAATAAAACTATCGCGATTAGGAACGGCTATCAACATATAGCCGTTATCATTTAGCAGCTTCAAAG contains:
- a CDS encoding glycosyltransferase family 4 protein, translating into MIVFDFQIFLNQKYGGISLLFAEVMERLHNQKEEFEVPIISTKNENLKNRAYFKPYSFFSFPKDVPEIEDWLWGKSFSGKTIIYPIYKSIKLFYNKIAFRFIYGRNRTLIARRLKNSKVQIFHPTYFDTYFFDLLKDDRRIKKVITIYDLTHERFPGFYKLSDVALKNRKKLCDFSDKIISISESTKKDLLEFYQIPEKKIEVIHLGSNIIKVPDKDLNFIWKDYILFVGDRGGYKNFNNFIEGIAPIIYKYKVNLVLLGGKKLSGVEKESLQKLNLLGKTIHINFTSDSELKYYYQNASLFVFPSLYEGFGIPLVDAMSLGCPVICSNTSSFPEVVGDAAIQFDPWFPDSITNAAEQIFRSSAIRKKMIQKGLIRSEQFTWERCADKHIDFYNRILSKETL
- a CDS encoding DegT/DnrJ/EryC1/StrS family aminotransferase, whose amino-acid sequence is MIEYENLKLLNAPFQEEIDEAVLRVSRSGWFILGNELEKFEAEFAAFNGNKFCIGVASGLDALALSLKYYDFPEGMEVIVPSNTYIATVLSIMQNGLKPVLVEPSIGTYNIDPAKIKEKITKNTCAVMVVHLYGRPCDMDPIVEICKNNNLVLIEDCAQAHGAKYKKKNVGTFGHVNAFSFYPTKNLGAFGDAGAVVTDDPDIANKIRKLRNYGSSIKYYNEFVGMNSRLDEMQAAILSVKLKYLYKINQHKKELAQIYNEGLSNHLVKPLPDDESIYQVHHIYPVRTTSRDELKAYLLENGIKTEIHYPVPPHKQLALINHQFKDWNITKGSFPVAEEIHETELSLPISFFHSKSEIERVVTVLNRWQN
- a CDS encoding sugar 3,4-ketoisomerase, with the translated sequence MEEIIVKNSGYIRLKQFTDQREGSLTVAESDRDIPFAIKRTYYIIQKNASEVSRGNHAHKETVQVIFCLSGSFILNLDDGENSQKIMMNESHVGVILGKELWHSMESISSGCIMLVYASGYFDEKDYLRNYNEFLEYITHKKND